One genomic window of Cyprinus carpio isolate SPL01 chromosome A23, ASM1834038v1, whole genome shotgun sequence includes the following:
- the LOC109096127 gene encoding uncharacterized protein LOC109096127 isoform X4, protein MLTLAANRTLYRSNISGWICDIVYAGYLLEAASTSLDSANSASTSERLSVGVSQPDYGLVNLPFVFCKLGRRKQKYLYCAITGCYDTMSTRVRQFLLLSSLVALHAEYSGHHSLIIYVTFAPGHQYLPKYSSYGMLDDYRVFTYDSTTDVFSHPFGQLESLSTVWRDLRDCTNFKTGYFNLFSRYSNLTLGLKGPLLQLMYGCQLSHNGTSSGLYHFSADGEYSLSMDMDSPQWYSYLPQDLDIKNILNSSP, encoded by the exons ATGTTGACGCTGGCTGCTAACCGCACCTTGTATCGTAGCAACATCTCAGGATGGATTTGTGATATTGTATATGCTGGTTATCTGTTGGAAGCTGCTTCAACAAGTTTAGACAGTGCAAACAGTGCATCGACATCAGAGCGATTATCAGTGGGAGTGTCTCAACCAGATTATGGACTGGTAAATTTGCCGTTTGTGTTCTGTAAACTGGGGCGTCGAAAACAAAAGTATCTGTACTGCGCTATCACTGGATGTTACGACACGATGTCAACACGAGTAAGACAG tttttgtTGCTGTCCTCCCTGGTGGCTTTGCATGCAGAATATTCTG gACATCACAGTTTGATCATATATGTGACATTTGCTCCCGGTCATCAATATCTACCTAAATACTCATCATATGGCATGCTTGACGATTACAGAGTATTTACTTATGACAGCACCACTGATGTATTTTCACATCCCTTTGGCCAACTGGAATCTCTGTCCACTGTCTGGAGAGATCTTAGGGATTGCACGAACTTTAAAACGGGCTATTTCAACCTGTTTTCAAGATATTCAAATTTAACCTTGGGGTTGAAAG gtcCACTCTTGCAGTTAATGTATGGCTGTCAGCTGAGCCATAATGGAACATCAAGTGGACTGTATCATTTTTCAGCCGATGGAGAGTATAGTCTCTCTATGGATATGGACAGCCCTCAATGGTACTCATATTTGCCACAGGATCTGGACATTAAGAACATTCTAAACAG TTCGCCCTAA
- the LOC109096127 gene encoding hereditary hemochromatosis protein homolog isoform X3 — MLFFLLFLLLSSLVALHAEYSGHHSLIIYVTFAPGHQYLPKYSSYGMLDDYRVFTYDSTTDVFSHPFGQLESLSTVWRDLRDCTNFKTGYFNLFSRYSNLTLGLKGPLLQLMYGCQLSHNGTSSGLYHFSADGEYSLSMDMDSPQWYSYLPQDLDIKNILNRFELWNHNNLIYIHRDCVPRLKKFYEHSRTILDQKVRPKAVISHKRAGALNCVVTGFYPKEITVEWMVNGQPALDGISTGLLPNHDQTYQIQVTILLSDATQNYSCQIKHSSLQEPMVLTWDASSIMTDEKTSLHIGLIAGLITMLTLIVVLICFILKRVIWNKNVYL; from the exons ATGTTGTTCTTCCTCTTG tttttgtTGCTGTCCTCCCTGGTGGCTTTGCATGCAGAATATTCTG gACATCACAGTTTGATCATATATGTGACATTTGCTCCCGGTCATCAATATCTACCTAAATACTCATCATATGGCATGCTTGACGATTACAGAGTATTTACTTATGACAGCACCACTGATGTATTTTCACATCCCTTTGGCCAACTGGAATCTCTGTCCACTGTCTGGAGAGATCTTAGGGATTGCACGAACTTTAAAACGGGCTATTTCAACCTGTTTTCAAGATATTCAAATTTAACCTTGGGGTTGAAAG gtcCACTCTTGCAGTTAATGTATGGCTGTCAGCTGAGCCATAATGGAACATCAAGTGGACTGTATCATTTTTCAGCCGATGGAGAGTATAGTCTCTCTATGGATATGGACAGCCCTCAATGGTACTCATATTTGCCACAGGATCTGGACATTAAGAACATTCTAAACAGGTTTGAGCTCTGGAATCACAATAATCTCATATACATTCATCGTGATTGTGTTCCTCGGCTCAAGAAGTTCTATGAACACAGCAGAACAATACTTGACCAGAAAG TTCGCCCTAAAGCTGTGATCAGTCATAAGCGTGCTGGAGCTCTGAACTGTGTGGTGACGGGATTTTACCCTAAAGAAATCACTGTAGAGTGGATGGTTAATGGACAGCCAGCCTTAGATGGGATATCAACAGGCCTCCTGCCAAATCATGACCAAACATACCAAATTCAGGTGACAATTCTGTTATCTGACGCTACACAAAACTACTCCTGTCAAATAAAGCACAGCAGTCTTCAAGAACCGATGGTCCTTACATGGG ATGCTTCCTCAATTATGACTGATGAAAAAACGTCTCTGCACATTGGTTTAATTGCAGGACTTATCACAATGCTTACACTTATAGTAGTTCTTATTTGTTTCATATTGAAGCGTGTAATttggaataaaaatgtatatttgtaa
- the LOC109096127 gene encoding zinc-alpha-2-glycoprotein-like isoform X1 — protein MLTLAANRTLYRSNISGWICDIVYAGYLLEAASTSLDSANSASTSERLSVGVSQPDYGLVNLPFVFCKLGRRKQKYLYCAITGCYDTMSTRVRQFLLLSSLVALHAEYSGHHSLIIYVTFAPGHQYLPKYSSYGMLDDYRVFTYDSTTDVFSHPFGQLESLSTVWRDLRDCTNFKTGYFNLFSRYSNLTLGLKGPLLQLMYGCQLSHNGTSSGLYHFSADGEYSLSMDMDSPQWYSYLPQDLDIKNILNRFELWNHNNLIYIHRDCVPRLKKFYEHSRTILDQKVRPKAVISHKRAGALNCVVTGFYPKEITVEWMVNGQPALDGISTGLLPNHDQTYQIQVTILLSDATQNYSCQIKHSSLQEPMVLTWDASSIMTDEKTSLHIGLIAGLITMLTLIVVLICFILKRVIWNKNVYL, from the exons ATGTTGACGCTGGCTGCTAACCGCACCTTGTATCGTAGCAACATCTCAGGATGGATTTGTGATATTGTATATGCTGGTTATCTGTTGGAAGCTGCTTCAACAAGTTTAGACAGTGCAAACAGTGCATCGACATCAGAGCGATTATCAGTGGGAGTGTCTCAACCAGATTATGGACTGGTAAATTTGCCGTTTGTGTTCTGTAAACTGGGGCGTCGAAAACAAAAGTATCTGTACTGCGCTATCACTGGATGTTACGACACGATGTCAACACGAGTAAGACAG tttttgtTGCTGTCCTCCCTGGTGGCTTTGCATGCAGAATATTCTG gACATCACAGTTTGATCATATATGTGACATTTGCTCCCGGTCATCAATATCTACCTAAATACTCATCATATGGCATGCTTGACGATTACAGAGTATTTACTTATGACAGCACCACTGATGTATTTTCACATCCCTTTGGCCAACTGGAATCTCTGTCCACTGTCTGGAGAGATCTTAGGGATTGCACGAACTTTAAAACGGGCTATTTCAACCTGTTTTCAAGATATTCAAATTTAACCTTGGGGTTGAAAG gtcCACTCTTGCAGTTAATGTATGGCTGTCAGCTGAGCCATAATGGAACATCAAGTGGACTGTATCATTTTTCAGCCGATGGAGAGTATAGTCTCTCTATGGATATGGACAGCCCTCAATGGTACTCATATTTGCCACAGGATCTGGACATTAAGAACATTCTAAACAGGTTTGAGCTCTGGAATCACAATAATCTCATATACATTCATCGTGATTGTGTTCCTCGGCTCAAGAAGTTCTATGAACACAGCAGAACAATACTTGACCAGAAAG TTCGCCCTAAAGCTGTGATCAGTCATAAGCGTGCTGGAGCTCTGAACTGTGTGGTGACGGGATTTTACCCTAAAGAAATCACTGTAGAGTGGATGGTTAATGGACAGCCAGCCTTAGATGGGATATCAACAGGCCTCCTGCCAAATCATGACCAAACATACCAAATTCAGGTGACAATTCTGTTATCTGACGCTACACAAAACTACTCCTGTCAAATAAAGCACAGCAGTCTTCAAGAACCGATGGTCCTTACATGGG ATGCTTCCTCAATTATGACTGATGAAAAAACGTCTCTGCACATTGGTTTAATTGCAGGACTTATCACAATGCTTACACTTATAGTAGTTCTTATTTGTTTCATATTGAAGCGTGTAATttggaataaaaatgtatatttgtaa
- the LOC122135085 gene encoding solute carrier family 2, facilitated glucose transporter member 1-like isoform X1 has translation MTTTNKTKLNETTSLVRPSDDSKQQLTLQLLMAVGTAVIGSLQFGYNTGVINAPQKIIETFYNETWHKRYSEYMLSTTLTTLWSVSVAIFSVGGIFGSFSVGLFVNRFGRRNSMLIVNVLAFIAAALMGFSKLAESWEMLIIGRFIVGLYSGLSTGFVPMYVGEIAPTSLRGALGTLHQLGIVIGILIAQIFGMKEIMGTPTMWPFLFGFTFIPALLQCALLPFCPESPRYLLINQNEEAKAKTVLKKLLGTEDVDADMQEMREESRQMMREKKVTIPELFRSSLYRQPIFIAIMLQLSQQLSGINAVFYFSTGIFEKAGVSEPVYATIGTGVVNTAFTVVSLFIVERVGRRSLHLIGLMGMAVSSVLMTIAMALLDQVKWMSYVSIIAIFSFVAFFEIGPGPIPWFIVAELFSQGPRPSAIAVAGFSNWFANFLVGMCFQYVEELTGPYVFIIFTIFLLIFFVFTYFKVPETKGRTFEEISASFRSGAEKYTQDDLNTLGADAQL, from the exons ATGACCACCACAAACAAGACCAAACTTAACGAGACCACCAGCTTGGTTAGGCCGAGTGATGACAGCAAACAG CAGTTGACTCTTCAGCTGCTGATGGCTGTTGGgactgctgtgattggctcctTGCAGTTTGGCTACAACACAGGAGTCATCAATGCCCCTCAGAAG ATCATCGAGACTTTCTACAATGAGACGTGGCATAAAAGGTATTCAGAGTACATGCTGTCAACCACTCTAACTACACTCTGGTCCGTATCAGTGGCCATTTTCTCAGTAGGTGGCATTTTCGGCTCCTTCTCAGTTGGGCTGTTTGTAAACCGCTTTGGCAG GAGGAACTCaatgctcattgttaatgttctGGCCTTCATAGCTGCTGCGTTAATGGGCTTTTCCAAGCTGGCTGAATCCTGGGAGATGCTTATTATTGGACGCTTTATAGTGGGCCTTTACTCTGGCCTGTCCACAGGCTTTGTACCAATGTATGTCGGAGAAATTGCCCCAACTTCATTACGTGGGGCACTGGGCACACTTCATCAGCTTGGCATTGTCATTGGCATCCTCATAGCACag ATCTTTGGTATGAAAGAAATCATGGGGACCCCTACAATGTGGCCCTTCCTATTTGGCTTTACTTTCATCCCAGCCTTACTCCAGTGTGCCCTGCTGCCTTTCTGCCCCGAGAGCCCACGCTACCTCCTCATCAACCAGAACGAGGAGGCCAAAGCCAAGACTG TGCTGAAGAAGCTCCTTGGCACTGAAGATGTGGATGCAGACATGCAGGAGATGAGGGAAGAGAGCAGGCAGATGATGAGGGAGAAGAAGGTCACCATCCCTGAGCTGTTCCGCTCATCGCTCTACCGCCAGCCCATCTTCATTGCCATCATGCTGCAGCTCTCTCAGCAGCTCTCTGGTATCAATGCT gttttttatttcTCCACTGGTATTTTTGAGAAAGCAGGGGTGTCTGAGCCGGTCTATGCCACCATTGGTACTGGAGTTGTTAACACAGCATTCACAGTTGTATCT CTGTTCATAGTGGAGCGAGTTGGTCGAAGGTCATTACATCTTATTGGGCTGATGGGAATGGCTGTGTCTTCTGTTCTCATGACCATAGCTATGGCGCTACTA GATCAAGTGAAATGGATGTCGTATGTCAGCATCATAGCCATCTTCAGTTTTGTGGCATTTTTCGAGATCGGACCAGGCCCAATCCCATGGTTCATTGTGGCAGAACTCTTCAGTCAAGGTCCCCGGCCTTCTGCCATCGCTGTTGCTGGTTTCTCCAACTGGTTTGCTAACTTTTTGGTGGGAATGTGCTTCCAGTATGTTGAG GAACTGACAGGCCCGTACGTTTTCATCATCTTCACTATCTTCCTGCTGATATTCTTCGTCTTCACCTACTTTAAAGTTCCTGAGACCAAAGGCCGGACATTTGAAGAGATCTCTGCGAGCTTCCGCTCAGGGGCAGAGAAATATACCCAAGATGATCTGAACACACTGGGGGCAGATGCCCAGCTCTGA
- the LOC122135085 gene encoding solute carrier family 2, facilitated glucose transporter member 1-like isoform X2, with translation MESNKKQLTLQLLMAVGTAVIGSLQFGYNTGVINAPQKIIETFYNETWHKRYSEYMLSTTLTTLWSVSVAIFSVGGIFGSFSVGLFVNRFGRRNSMLIVNVLAFIAAALMGFSKLAESWEMLIIGRFIVGLYSGLSTGFVPMYVGEIAPTSLRGALGTLHQLGIVIGILIAQIFGMKEIMGTPTMWPFLFGFTFIPALLQCALLPFCPESPRYLLINQNEEAKAKTVLKKLLGTEDVDADMQEMREESRQMMREKKVTIPELFRSSLYRQPIFIAIMLQLSQQLSGINAVFYFSTGIFEKAGVSEPVYATIGTGVVNTAFTVVSLFIVERVGRRSLHLIGLMGMAVSSVLMTIAMALLDQVKWMSYVSIIAIFSFVAFFEIGPGPIPWFIVAELFSQGPRPSAIAVAGFSNWFANFLVGMCFQYVEELTGPYVFIIFTIFLLIFFVFTYFKVPETKGRTFEEISASFRSGAEKYTQDDLNTLGADAQL, from the exons ATGGAGTCTAATAAAAAG CAGTTGACTCTTCAGCTGCTGATGGCTGTTGGgactgctgtgattggctcctTGCAGTTTGGCTACAACACAGGAGTCATCAATGCCCCTCAGAAG ATCATCGAGACTTTCTACAATGAGACGTGGCATAAAAGGTATTCAGAGTACATGCTGTCAACCACTCTAACTACACTCTGGTCCGTATCAGTGGCCATTTTCTCAGTAGGTGGCATTTTCGGCTCCTTCTCAGTTGGGCTGTTTGTAAACCGCTTTGGCAG GAGGAACTCaatgctcattgttaatgttctGGCCTTCATAGCTGCTGCGTTAATGGGCTTTTCCAAGCTGGCTGAATCCTGGGAGATGCTTATTATTGGACGCTTTATAGTGGGCCTTTACTCTGGCCTGTCCACAGGCTTTGTACCAATGTATGTCGGAGAAATTGCCCCAACTTCATTACGTGGGGCACTGGGCACACTTCATCAGCTTGGCATTGTCATTGGCATCCTCATAGCACag ATCTTTGGTATGAAAGAAATCATGGGGACCCCTACAATGTGGCCCTTCCTATTTGGCTTTACTTTCATCCCAGCCTTACTCCAGTGTGCCCTGCTGCCTTTCTGCCCCGAGAGCCCACGCTACCTCCTCATCAACCAGAACGAGGAGGCCAAAGCCAAGACTG TGCTGAAGAAGCTCCTTGGCACTGAAGATGTGGATGCAGACATGCAGGAGATGAGGGAAGAGAGCAGGCAGATGATGAGGGAGAAGAAGGTCACCATCCCTGAGCTGTTCCGCTCATCGCTCTACCGCCAGCCCATCTTCATTGCCATCATGCTGCAGCTCTCTCAGCAGCTCTCTGGTATCAATGCT gttttttatttcTCCACTGGTATTTTTGAGAAAGCAGGGGTGTCTGAGCCGGTCTATGCCACCATTGGTACTGGAGTTGTTAACACAGCATTCACAGTTGTATCT CTGTTCATAGTGGAGCGAGTTGGTCGAAGGTCATTACATCTTATTGGGCTGATGGGAATGGCTGTGTCTTCTGTTCTCATGACCATAGCTATGGCGCTACTA GATCAAGTGAAATGGATGTCGTATGTCAGCATCATAGCCATCTTCAGTTTTGTGGCATTTTTCGAGATCGGACCAGGCCCAATCCCATGGTTCATTGTGGCAGAACTCTTCAGTCAAGGTCCCCGGCCTTCTGCCATCGCTGTTGCTGGTTTCTCCAACTGGTTTGCTAACTTTTTGGTGGGAATGTGCTTCCAGTATGTTGAG GAACTGACAGGCCCGTACGTTTTCATCATCTTCACTATCTTCCTGCTGATATTCTTCGTCTTCACCTACTTTAAAGTTCCTGAGACCAAAGGCCGGACATTTGAAGAGATCTCTGCGAGCTTCCGCTCAGGGGCAGAGAAATATACCCAAGATGATCTGAACACACTGGGGGCAGATGCCCAGCTCTGA
- the LOC109096127 gene encoding zinc-alpha-2-glycoprotein-like isoform X2 — translation MLTLAANRTLYRSNISGWICDIVYAGYLLEAASTSLDSANSASTSERLSVGVSQPDYGLVNLPFVFCKLGRRKQKYLYCAITGCYDTMSTRFLLLSSLVALHAEYSGHHSLIIYVTFAPGHQYLPKYSSYGMLDDYRVFTYDSTTDVFSHPFGQLESLSTVWRDLRDCTNFKTGYFNLFSRYSNLTLGLKGPLLQLMYGCQLSHNGTSSGLYHFSADGEYSLSMDMDSPQWYSYLPQDLDIKNILNRFELWNHNNLIYIHRDCVPRLKKFYEHSRTILDQKVRPKAVISHKRAGALNCVVTGFYPKEITVEWMVNGQPALDGISTGLLPNHDQTYQIQVTILLSDATQNYSCQIKHSSLQEPMVLTWDASSIMTDEKTSLHIGLIAGLITMLTLIVVLICFILKRVIWNKNVYL, via the exons ATGTTGACGCTGGCTGCTAACCGCACCTTGTATCGTAGCAACATCTCAGGATGGATTTGTGATATTGTATATGCTGGTTATCTGTTGGAAGCTGCTTCAACAAGTTTAGACAGTGCAAACAGTGCATCGACATCAGAGCGATTATCAGTGGGAGTGTCTCAACCAGATTATGGACTGGTAAATTTGCCGTTTGTGTTCTGTAAACTGGGGCGTCGAAAACAAAAGTATCTGTACTGCGCTATCACTGGATGTTACGACACGATGTCAACACGA tttttgtTGCTGTCCTCCCTGGTGGCTTTGCATGCAGAATATTCTG gACATCACAGTTTGATCATATATGTGACATTTGCTCCCGGTCATCAATATCTACCTAAATACTCATCATATGGCATGCTTGACGATTACAGAGTATTTACTTATGACAGCACCACTGATGTATTTTCACATCCCTTTGGCCAACTGGAATCTCTGTCCACTGTCTGGAGAGATCTTAGGGATTGCACGAACTTTAAAACGGGCTATTTCAACCTGTTTTCAAGATATTCAAATTTAACCTTGGGGTTGAAAG gtcCACTCTTGCAGTTAATGTATGGCTGTCAGCTGAGCCATAATGGAACATCAAGTGGACTGTATCATTTTTCAGCCGATGGAGAGTATAGTCTCTCTATGGATATGGACAGCCCTCAATGGTACTCATATTTGCCACAGGATCTGGACATTAAGAACATTCTAAACAGGTTTGAGCTCTGGAATCACAATAATCTCATATACATTCATCGTGATTGTGTTCCTCGGCTCAAGAAGTTCTATGAACACAGCAGAACAATACTTGACCAGAAAG TTCGCCCTAAAGCTGTGATCAGTCATAAGCGTGCTGGAGCTCTGAACTGTGTGGTGACGGGATTTTACCCTAAAGAAATCACTGTAGAGTGGATGGTTAATGGACAGCCAGCCTTAGATGGGATATCAACAGGCCTCCTGCCAAATCATGACCAAACATACCAAATTCAGGTGACAATTCTGTTATCTGACGCTACACAAAACTACTCCTGTCAAATAAAGCACAGCAGTCTTCAAGAACCGATGGTCCTTACATGGG ATGCTTCCTCAATTATGACTGATGAAAAAACGTCTCTGCACATTGGTTTAATTGCAGGACTTATCACAATGCTTACACTTATAGTAGTTCTTATTTGTTTCATATTGAAGCGTGTAATttggaataaaaatgtatatttgtaa